A single genomic interval of Chitinophaga sp. 180180018-3 harbors:
- the wecB gene encoding UDP-N-acetylglucosamine 2-epimerase (non-hydrolyzing), producing the protein MKLTIIAGARPNFMKIAPIIAAIQEKQANGYDISFRLVHTGQHYDKNMSHSFFEQLGIPEPDANLEAGGGTQAEQTANIMVRFEKELITHPCDLLLVVGDVTSTLACAIVAKKMKIRVAHVEGGIRSGDITMPEEVNRLVTDAITDYFFTTSVVANTNLQKEGKAGAQILFVGNTMIDTLLKQRSRFIPPAIWEQAGLQPRQYFVMTLHRPANVDEENNLGLLIGEIMDNSRELPVIFPVHPRTAKSLEKVAVNHPRLHLVEPLGYLEFNYLVENAKAVITDSGGITEETTVMGVPCMTLRDSTERPETCLTGTNELLGTDPKALAPAMQRLFEGKWKKGAIPALWDGKTAERIVAHLIELFAVKEQPAVAYE; encoded by the coding sequence ATGAAGTTAACCATTATTGCGGGTGCGCGCCCAAACTTTATGAAAATAGCGCCTATCATCGCTGCTATCCAGGAAAAACAAGCGAACGGGTATGATATCAGCTTTCGTCTGGTACATACCGGCCAGCATTACGACAAAAACATGAGTCATTCATTTTTTGAACAGCTGGGCATTCCTGAACCAGATGCTAATCTGGAAGCGGGGGGCGGCACCCAGGCGGAACAAACCGCTAATATCATGGTACGCTTTGAAAAAGAACTAATCACTCATCCCTGCGATCTGTTGCTGGTGGTAGGAGACGTTACTTCTACGCTGGCCTGCGCCATCGTTGCTAAAAAGATGAAGATCAGGGTAGCACACGTGGAAGGAGGTATCCGTTCCGGTGATATTACTATGCCGGAAGAAGTTAATCGCCTCGTAACAGATGCCATCACCGATTATTTTTTCACTACCTCTGTAGTGGCTAATACCAATCTTCAGAAAGAAGGAAAAGCCGGTGCGCAGATCCTCTTTGTAGGAAACACCATGATAGATACGCTGTTGAAACAACGCAGCCGCTTCATACCACCGGCGATCTGGGAGCAGGCCGGGTTGCAGCCCCGCCAGTATTTCGTGATGACCTTACACCGCCCTGCCAATGTGGATGAAGAAAATAACCTCGGCCTGCTGATTGGTGAAATCATGGACAACAGCAGGGAACTGCCGGTCATTTTCCCGGTACATCCGCGCACAGCTAAGAGCCTGGAAAAGGTCGCCGTAAATCATCCCCGTCTCCACCTGGTGGAACCGCTGGGCTACCTCGAGTTCAATTACCTCGTAGAAAATGCTAAGGCAGTTATTACAGACTCCGGTGGCATCACGGAAGAAACGACGGTAATGGGTGTGCCCTGCATGACCCTCCGCGATTCTACCGAAAGACCGGAAACCTGTCTTACCGGTACTAATGAGCTGCTGGGCACCGACCCTAAAGCACTGGCCCCTGCCATGCAGCGGCTATTCGAAGGTAAATGGAAGAAGGGCGCTATTCCTGCATTGTGGGACGGTAAAACTGCAGAGCGGATTGTGGCGCATTTAATTGAATTGTTTGCGGTGAAGGAACAACCAGCTGTTGCATATGAGTAG